From a region of the Corallococcus coralloides DSM 2259 genome:
- a CDS encoding helix-turn-helix domain-containing protein, which produces MHFLKQAPAAPLASLVLGYWFIQDLKGAHEGRPIQTAPSPTAVLTLNFGRPCTSDFAAGGPRASLLGIQSHHRDWRSGEGCAFVMVMLTPAGLARLFPASGPSTGDDLLELGAVLGDGASRRLVEDLSAAWEPHWVAARLDAWLLERLVTTKPLPETERLARAWDVLRRTSRVDAAARAVNVSTRQLERWFQAHLGHSPRQLSALERLHHSLLAAQTGQGDPHEGFSDQAHRIRMWRRHLGLTPGRFARTPRSMMADYFNPRQEGSAAALAHFL; this is translated from the coding sequence GTGCACTTCCTCAAGCAAGCCCCCGCCGCGCCGCTGGCCTCCCTGGTGCTGGGGTACTGGTTCATCCAGGACCTGAAGGGCGCCCACGAAGGACGGCCCATCCAGACCGCGCCGTCGCCCACGGCGGTGCTGACCCTCAACTTTGGCCGGCCGTGCACGAGCGACTTCGCGGCGGGAGGCCCCCGAGCCTCACTCCTGGGCATCCAGTCCCACCATCGCGACTGGCGCTCGGGGGAAGGCTGCGCCTTCGTGATGGTCATGCTGACGCCGGCGGGACTCGCACGCCTGTTTCCCGCGAGCGGCCCGTCCACGGGGGACGACCTGCTGGAGCTGGGGGCGGTGCTGGGCGATGGCGCGTCCCGGCGGCTCGTGGAGGACCTGTCAGCCGCGTGGGAGCCGCACTGGGTCGCCGCGCGGCTGGATGCCTGGCTGCTCGAACGGCTGGTCACGACGAAGCCCCTTCCCGAAACCGAGCGACTCGCGCGGGCCTGGGACGTGCTGCGCCGCACGTCGCGCGTGGATGCCGCGGCGAGGGCCGTGAACGTGTCCACGCGGCAGCTGGAGCGCTGGTTCCAGGCGCACCTCGGTCACTCCCCCCGGCAACTGTCCGCATTGGAGCGGCTCCACCACAGCCTGCTCGCGGCGCAGACGGGACAGGGGGATCCGCACGAGGGGTTCAGCGACCAGGCCCACCGTATCCGGATGTGGCGCCGCCATCTGGGCCTGACACCCGGGCGCTTCGCCCGGACACCGCGCTCGATGATGGCGGACTACTTCAACCCCCGCCAGGAGGGCTCGGCCGCGGCGCTCGCGCACTTCCTCTGA
- the coaBC gene encoding bifunctional phosphopantothenoylcysteine decarboxylase/phosphopantothenate--cysteine ligase CoaBC — protein sequence MDASALKGRRIIVGVGGGIAAYKACELVRELGRAGAEVRVAMTEAARQFVTPLTFQALVGHPPLTDYFDPAQEGNFGHLDLARWGELYVVAPATADLIAKIRAGFGGDAVTTSLLAFKGPVVLAPAMNVAMWENARTQENVESLLKEARFSTVGPGAGMLACGDVGSGRLADVGAIVSAVVARLGGGPLTGKTVLVTAGPTREYLDPVRFISNPSTGKMGLALAHEARALGAKVTVVLGPVGAVDRTGLEVVDVVSAEDMAREVLSRVETADAFIATAAVSDWRPETRAPQKVKKGEGPENLKLVRTPDVLLEASRKVAGRAKRPVLVGFAAETERVVEHAREKLERKELDAIVANDVTAEGAGFGTDTNRVTVISRSGPDRVLQGSKRAVAGEILSLLLVSPRG from the coding sequence ATGGACGCATCCGCATTGAAGGGTCGCCGCATCATCGTCGGCGTGGGTGGCGGCATCGCGGCGTACAAGGCCTGCGAGCTGGTGCGTGAGTTGGGCCGCGCTGGCGCGGAGGTGCGAGTGGCCATGACAGAGGCCGCGCGCCAGTTCGTCACCCCGCTGACCTTCCAGGCGCTCGTGGGGCACCCGCCGCTCACGGACTACTTCGACCCGGCGCAGGAGGGGAACTTCGGCCACCTGGACCTGGCCCGCTGGGGCGAGCTCTACGTGGTGGCGCCCGCGACGGCGGACCTGATCGCGAAGATTCGAGCGGGCTTCGGCGGTGACGCGGTGACGACGTCGCTGCTGGCCTTCAAGGGGCCGGTGGTGCTGGCGCCCGCGATGAATGTCGCGATGTGGGAGAACGCGCGGACGCAGGAGAACGTGGAGTCGCTGCTGAAGGAAGCGCGCTTCAGCACGGTGGGGCCGGGCGCGGGGATGCTGGCGTGCGGCGACGTGGGCTCGGGGCGGCTGGCGGACGTGGGCGCCATCGTGTCCGCGGTGGTGGCGAGGCTGGGAGGCGGTCCGCTCACGGGCAAGACGGTGCTGGTGACGGCGGGCCCCACGCGCGAGTACCTGGATCCGGTCCGGTTCATCTCCAATCCGTCCACGGGGAAGATGGGCCTGGCGCTGGCGCACGAGGCACGGGCGTTGGGCGCGAAGGTGACGGTGGTGTTGGGCCCGGTGGGCGCGGTGGACCGCACGGGGTTGGAAGTGGTGGACGTGGTGAGCGCGGAAGACATGGCGCGCGAGGTGCTTTCGCGCGTGGAAACCGCGGACGCGTTCATCGCCACGGCGGCGGTGAGCGACTGGAGGCCGGAGACGCGCGCGCCGCAGAAGGTGAAGAAGGGCGAGGGCCCGGAAAATCTCAAGTTGGTGCGCACGCCGGATGTGTTGCTGGAGGCGTCTCGCAAGGTGGCGGGGAGGGCGAAGCGGCCGGTGCTGGTGGGCTTCGCGGCGGAGACGGAGCGGGTCGTGGAGCACGCGCGCGAGAAGCTGGAGCGCAAGGAGCTGGACGCCATCGTCGCCAACGACGTCACCGCGGAGGGCGCGGGGTTCGGGACGGATACGAACCGGGTGACGGTGATCTCGCGCAGTGGCCCGGACCGGGTGCTGCAGGGCAGCAAGCGCGCGGTGGCGGGGGAGATTTTGTCGCTGCTGCTCGTGTCACCGCGCGGCTGA
- a CDS encoding carboxypeptidase regulatory-like domain-containing protein: MRKWVFIAAAAVLALAAIVLGPRWGAPAARPVSPVSASSIRQGMPAFHAVAVSSGAQEGLTLTGRVLDGNGRPVADAEVSLAASAERTLADVRCDECGLALLACTAHETALHTRAFFEQQQGFLTARATVRSDAEGKFRFEHLAGVSFTVWARSAGLGVALKDRAAPGEAVELYLPPLRSITGTVVDDSGQARPGARVRAVSRKVPLPFEAVAGAGGTFTLSGLGEGPFYVLADAEGFQPAVAQHVEADSQPLRLKLTPSRTLEVRVTRDGAPAAATVRLRGDHLTREEHAKAEGGPVRFNGLYPDEVVVTAEAPGFGSAPQTLTLSQRVTQVTLVLEAAGRLLVTIVDEEGQPVPNPQLLLRTVAGDLIRRDAVPTGALAELGPLAPGEYVLEGQAEGFTAAQLPARVTPGETPLELELAKATVISGQVIDEYGRPAAGVSVLVQPTGGVVNAGEDGHFTAQVPMPGLYTLHAHHSEWGGGSVQASAPATDVTLSLEAKAGADVTVTSGGRRVEGADVTMWADPENIFRSDRPSGPDGVVPMRGLPPGTYQLVASHPEYLPSSPRPVTVQDGAKQQVTVELEAGAQLTGDVVDEDGQPVVGAAMSVAPRVAEPTQSDSSGHFEFRALRPDRTYVVEARHASYEPMERPQGKPGGPPVQVKMRRRTTFRGRVVDDSNQPVRRFRVDEHDVNSPDGRFELPLSTAGDRLIVAVDAAGYEPQVVDRPATPQDMGDIVLVKAPSVSGRVRDASGGAVPDAVVTCDVCDGSVLSGPDGNFTLASPPFVPRFTVSARKGKVSGTQEVPRGSTAPVELTLKPATHLTGRVYLADGKPAAGAQVEGLNADRSETVSLITGADGSYSADLAPGNYRFVVGGRGTGQPAVVVRVAGTDMTLDLGPVPGTGSVTVLIQPERGKALWVVPGDVGTVGNPPTELLRSPFAQLVYQPMSERVVVQGLRPGRYTLVWGYFHAEMPGSGPVVRSVDVPSQGEVSLR, from the coding sequence ATGCGCAAATGGGTCTTCATCGCGGCGGCCGCCGTGCTGGCGCTCGCCGCCATCGTGCTGGGGCCCCGGTGGGGCGCTCCCGCCGCGCGCCCCGTCTCTCCTGTCTCCGCCAGTTCCATCCGTCAGGGGATGCCCGCCTTCCACGCGGTGGCGGTGTCGTCCGGCGCGCAGGAGGGGCTGACGCTCACCGGGCGGGTGCTGGACGGCAACGGCCGGCCGGTGGCGGACGCGGAGGTGTCGCTCGCGGCTTCCGCGGAGCGGACGCTGGCGGACGTGCGCTGCGACGAGTGCGGCCTGGCGCTCCTGGCCTGCACCGCGCACGAGACGGCGCTGCACACGCGGGCCTTCTTCGAACAGCAGCAGGGCTTCCTCACCGCACGCGCCACGGTGCGCTCGGACGCGGAGGGGAAGTTCCGCTTCGAGCACCTGGCAGGCGTGTCCTTCACGGTGTGGGCGCGCTCGGCGGGGCTGGGCGTGGCGCTCAAGGACCGGGCCGCGCCGGGTGAGGCGGTGGAGCTGTACCTGCCGCCCCTGCGGAGCATCACCGGCACGGTGGTGGATGACTCCGGGCAGGCGAGGCCGGGGGCACGCGTGCGCGCGGTGTCGCGCAAGGTGCCGCTGCCCTTCGAGGCCGTGGCGGGCGCGGGCGGGACCTTCACGCTGTCGGGCCTGGGCGAGGGCCCGTTCTACGTGCTCGCGGACGCGGAGGGCTTCCAGCCCGCGGTGGCGCAGCACGTGGAGGCGGACTCGCAGCCGCTGCGCCTGAAGCTGACGCCGTCGCGCACGCTGGAGGTGCGCGTGACGCGCGACGGGGCACCCGCGGCGGCGACGGTGCGGCTGCGCGGCGACCACCTGACGCGCGAGGAGCACGCGAAGGCGGAGGGCGGGCCGGTGCGCTTCAACGGCCTGTACCCGGATGAGGTGGTGGTGACGGCGGAGGCGCCGGGCTTCGGCTCCGCGCCCCAGACGCTCACGCTGTCGCAGCGGGTGACGCAGGTGACGCTGGTGCTGGAGGCCGCGGGCCGGTTGCTCGTCACGATTGTGGACGAGGAGGGCCAGCCGGTGCCCAACCCGCAGCTGCTCCTGCGCACGGTGGCGGGCGACCTCATCCGGCGCGACGCGGTGCCCACTGGAGCCCTGGCGGAGCTGGGGCCGCTGGCGCCCGGCGAGTATGTGCTGGAGGGGCAGGCGGAGGGCTTCACCGCGGCGCAGCTGCCCGCGCGCGTGACGCCGGGCGAGACGCCGCTGGAGCTGGAGCTGGCGAAGGCCACGGTCATCAGCGGGCAGGTCATCGACGAGTACGGCCGGCCCGCGGCGGGCGTGTCCGTGCTCGTGCAGCCCACGGGCGGCGTGGTGAACGCGGGCGAGGACGGCCACTTCACGGCGCAGGTGCCCATGCCGGGGCTCTACACGCTGCACGCGCACCACTCCGAGTGGGGTGGCGGCAGCGTGCAGGCGTCAGCTCCCGCGACGGACGTGACGCTGTCGCTGGAGGCGAAGGCGGGCGCGGACGTGACGGTGACCAGCGGTGGCCGCCGGGTCGAGGGCGCGGACGTGACGATGTGGGCGGATCCGGAGAACATCTTCCGCAGCGACCGCCCCTCCGGGCCGGACGGCGTGGTGCCCATGCGGGGCCTGCCGCCGGGCACGTACCAGCTGGTGGCGTCGCATCCGGAGTACCTGCCATCGAGTCCCCGGCCGGTGACGGTGCAGGACGGGGCGAAGCAGCAGGTGACGGTGGAACTGGAGGCGGGCGCGCAGCTGACGGGCGACGTGGTGGACGAGGACGGCCAGCCGGTGGTGGGCGCGGCGATGAGCGTGGCGCCGCGCGTGGCGGAGCCGACGCAGTCGGACTCGAGCGGCCACTTCGAGTTCCGCGCGCTGCGGCCGGATCGCACCTACGTGGTGGAGGCGCGGCACGCGAGCTACGAGCCGATGGAGCGGCCGCAGGGCAAGCCGGGCGGGCCGCCGGTGCAGGTGAAGATGCGCCGGCGCACGACGTTCCGGGGCCGCGTGGTGGATGACTCGAACCAGCCGGTGCGCCGCTTCCGGGTGGACGAGCACGACGTGAACAGCCCGGACGGGCGCTTCGAACTGCCGCTGTCCACGGCGGGGGACCGGCTCATCGTCGCGGTGGACGCGGCGGGGTACGAGCCGCAGGTGGTGGACCGTCCCGCGACGCCGCAGGACATGGGCGACATCGTGTTGGTGAAGGCCCCGTCGGTGTCCGGGCGGGTGCGGGATGCGTCGGGCGGCGCGGTGCCGGACGCGGTGGTGACGTGCGACGTGTGCGACGGGTCGGTGCTGTCCGGGCCGGACGGCAACTTCACGCTGGCGAGTCCGCCCTTCGTGCCGCGCTTCACGGTGTCCGCGCGCAAGGGCAAGGTGAGCGGCACGCAGGAGGTGCCGCGAGGCAGCACGGCGCCGGTGGAGCTGACCCTCAAGCCCGCGACGCACCTGACGGGCCGGGTGTACCTGGCGGACGGGAAGCCCGCGGCGGGCGCGCAGGTGGAGGGGCTCAACGCGGACCGCAGCGAGACGGTGTCGCTGATCACGGGCGCGGATGGCAGCTACAGCGCGGACCTGGCGCCGGGCAACTACCGCTTCGTGGTGGGAGGGCGCGGGACGGGCCAGCCGGCGGTGGTGGTGCGGGTGGCGGGCACGGACATGACGCTGGACCTGGGGCCGGTGCCGGGGACGGGCTCCGTGACCGTGCTGATCCAACCGGAGCGGGGCAAGGCGCTGTGGGTGGTGCCAGGTGACGTGGGCACGGTGGGCAATCCGCCCACGGAGCTGTTGCGCTCGCCCTTCGCGCAGCTGGTGTACCAGCCCATGTCGGAGCGGGTGGTGGTGCAGGGGCTGCGGCCGGGCAGGTACACGCTGGTGTGGGGCTACTTCCACGCGGAGATGCCCGGGTCGGGCCCGGTGGTGCGCTCGGTGGACGTTCCCAGTCAGGGTGAGGTGTCCCTGCGGTAG
- a CDS encoding LysR family transcriptional regulator — MMVRITGVNLSAIDLNLFLVLHAVLESGSATGAARELHVTQSAVSNALARLRDVLGDPLVVRSGRGLVPTPRCEELRPFIASAVGQLQLALEGGQGFKPETCTRTFTVAGADHHGVSDVPKLAALFAKRLPAALLRVVSIDYLVERDGLTTGAVDVALGPPEATGPGCHAEPLYTDDAVLLVRRDHPRVRGKTLTKALYNTSKHIDLHLAEGRPGIGHQQHARILKEHGLTREVGLAVPHFFAAAMAAARSDLVAGVPRRVAKAFCDMLPLRTVEMPFPSPRMTKCLIWHTRTDADPGARYFRSLVVEALRE; from the coding sequence ATGATGGTTAGAATCACGGGCGTGAATCTCTCCGCCATCGACCTCAACTTGTTCCTCGTGCTGCACGCGGTGCTGGAGTCCGGCAGTGCGACCGGTGCGGCGCGGGAGCTTCACGTCACGCAATCCGCGGTGAGCAATGCGCTGGCTCGGTTGCGCGACGTGCTGGGAGACCCGCTGGTGGTGCGCAGCGGACGGGGGCTGGTGCCGACGCCACGGTGCGAAGAATTGCGGCCGTTCATCGCGTCCGCCGTGGGTCAGCTTCAGCTGGCGTTGGAGGGAGGGCAGGGCTTCAAGCCGGAGACGTGCACGCGGACCTTCACCGTGGCGGGCGCGGACCACCACGGAGTCTCCGATGTGCCGAAGCTCGCGGCGCTGTTCGCGAAGCGTCTTCCTGCCGCGCTCCTGCGCGTGGTGAGCATCGACTACCTCGTGGAGCGGGATGGTCTCACCACGGGAGCGGTGGACGTGGCGCTGGGGCCACCGGAGGCCACGGGGCCGGGGTGCCACGCCGAACCGCTGTACACGGATGACGCCGTGCTGCTCGTGCGCCGCGACCATCCGCGCGTCCGGGGCAAGACGCTGACGAAAGCGCTCTACAACACGTCGAAGCACATCGACCTGCACCTCGCGGAAGGCCGTCCGGGCATCGGACACCAGCAGCACGCGCGCATCCTCAAGGAACACGGGCTCACGCGGGAGGTGGGGCTCGCCGTCCCACACTTCTTCGCGGCAGCGATGGCGGCGGCCCGCTCCGACCTGGTGGCCGGAGTGCCCCGCCGCGTCGCCAAGGCCTTCTGCGACATGCTGCCCCTGCGCACGGTGGAGATGCCCTTTCCCTCACCGCGCATGACCAAGTGCCTCATCTGGCACACCCGGACGGATGCGGATCCGGGGGCGCGCTATTTCCGTTCGCTCGTCGTTGAGGCGCTCAGGGAATGA
- a CDS encoding RluA family pseudouridine synthase, which yields MKTRTDEAELIRTLTSVEGPLPTRLANPFHPAPPGPWGLRAAEALQQRLRHEPSFREALWRPGGGKMFGVLVVAAPDGRVGYLSAFSGMLNGAWNVEGFVPPLFDPVARDAFWPAGEAELAALEQQHAALCREAEALRAQGPAPSLRDVEARLADVEHTRAERSRALWRQVTQGYVIPNARGETQTLASLFAPKPPPGGAGDCAAPKLLAYAFRYGLTPLELAEFWWGAPPLDGRRESGAYYPACDNKCGTVLPYMLQGLDVELPPPAVPDAGPRVVHEDPWLLVVDKPEGLPTLPGRHAPMRDSVLVRLQARFPDLAPVSFLHELDPESSGLLVIARDAVTRASLQRQFSQGEAEHRHVAWVDGLVDGDSGLIDLPLRPAAHASLEDCVDARHGKRTRSAWKVLRREAARTRVEFVPTTHLPHSLRIHAAHRLGLGVPISGDARFGREAVRLMLHADALAFVHPCTGERLVFASPAPF from the coding sequence ATGAAGACCCGAACAGACGAGGCGGAGCTCATCCGGACCCTGACGTCCGTCGAAGGCCCGCTGCCCACGCGGCTGGCGAATCCCTTCCATCCAGCGCCTCCCGGCCCCTGGGGGCTCCGCGCGGCGGAGGCGCTCCAGCAGCGGCTGCGGCATGAGCCCTCGTTCCGCGAAGCCTTGTGGCGGCCCGGCGGCGGCAAGATGTTCGGTGTGCTGGTGGTCGCGGCGCCGGACGGACGGGTGGGGTACCTGAGCGCGTTCTCCGGGATGCTGAACGGCGCGTGGAACGTGGAGGGCTTCGTGCCGCCGCTGTTCGACCCGGTGGCCCGCGACGCATTCTGGCCCGCGGGAGAGGCGGAGCTGGCCGCGCTGGAACAACAGCATGCGGCGCTGTGCCGGGAAGCCGAGGCGCTGCGTGCACAGGGACCCGCGCCTTCGCTGCGCGACGTGGAAGCGCGCCTGGCGGACGTGGAGCACACGCGCGCCGAACGTTCACGGGCCCTGTGGCGTCAGGTGACCCAGGGATATGTCATTCCCAATGCGCGCGGCGAAACCCAGACACTGGCCTCGCTGTTCGCTCCCAAGCCTCCTCCCGGTGGCGCTGGTGACTGCGCGGCCCCCAAGCTGCTGGCGTATGCCTTTCGCTACGGATTGACGCCCCTGGAACTCGCGGAGTTCTGGTGGGGAGCCCCGCCGCTCGATGGCCGCCGGGAGTCCGGTGCGTACTATCCCGCGTGTGACAACAAGTGCGGCACGGTGCTGCCGTACATGTTGCAAGGACTGGACGTGGAGCTGCCTCCTCCCGCCGTGCCGGACGCCGGGCCGCGTGTCGTCCATGAGGACCCCTGGCTCCTCGTGGTCGACAAGCCCGAGGGACTGCCCACGCTCCCCGGACGCCATGCGCCCATGCGCGACTCGGTGCTCGTCCGGCTCCAGGCCCGGTTCCCGGACCTGGCCCCCGTCAGCTTCCTCCACGAGCTGGACCCCGAGTCCTCCGGCCTCCTCGTCATCGCCCGGGATGCGGTGACGCGGGCCTCGCTCCAACGCCAGTTCTCCCAGGGCGAGGCGGAGCACCGTCACGTCGCCTGGGTGGACGGCCTCGTGGACGGAGACTCAGGCCTCATCGACCTGCCGCTGCGCCCGGCGGCCCACGCGTCCTTGGAGGACTGCGTGGACGCCCGCCACGGCAAGCGGACCCGGAGCGCGTGGAAGGTCCTCCGTCGCGAGGCGGCCCGGACGCGGGTGGAATTCGTTCCAACGACCCATTTGCCCCACTCGTTGCGTATCCATGCCGCGCATCGCCTGGGGTTGGGAGTGCCCATCTCCGGGGACGCGCGCTTTGGTCGAGAGGCCGTGCGGCTGATGCTCCATGCCGACGCGCTGGCCTTCGTGCATCCATGCACGGGCGAGCGTCTGGTGTTCGCCTCGCCCGCGCCTTTTTGA
- a CDS encoding DUF2716 domain-containing protein yields the protein MLELKPEAEAWMPLSGDAERHALDHPWPSPEQGCARFVVGEDFFRLEHDVRLELYRDLAERMLAVFRELTPPGGWLFALDPQHPCYRLYPHMRFEAGATLEEMTGLYTREHMERVERGIHPPSFEPRWAMDVHPAGDPEHLFAPPDFHFVFAARYRVGNFDGLEAPGKGPIETETYELLGHRLIAAVDKNPPALFQRARRLGPDD from the coding sequence GTGCTCGAACTCAAACCGGAAGCCGAAGCCTGGATGCCCTTGTCGGGCGATGCGGAGCGCCACGCGCTGGACCATCCGTGGCCCTCCCCGGAACAAGGCTGCGCGCGCTTCGTCGTGGGTGAGGACTTCTTCCGCCTGGAGCACGACGTCCGGTTGGAGCTCTACCGAGACCTGGCGGAGCGGATGCTCGCCGTGTTCCGCGAGCTCACCCCGCCCGGCGGCTGGCTCTTCGCGTTGGATCCGCAGCACCCCTGCTACCGCCTCTACCCGCACATGCGCTTCGAGGCCGGCGCGACGCTGGAGGAGATGACCGGGCTCTACACGCGCGAGCACATGGAGCGCGTGGAGCGAGGCATCCACCCGCCGTCGTTCGAACCGCGCTGGGCCATGGACGTCCACCCGGCGGGGGACCCGGAACACCTCTTCGCGCCGCCGGACTTCCACTTCGTCTTCGCCGCGCGCTACCGCGTGGGCAACTTCGACGGGCTGGAGGCCCCGGGAAAAGGCCCCATCGAGACGGAGACCTACGAGCTCCTGGGGCACCGCCTCATCGCCGCCGTGGACAAGAACCCGCCGGCGCTCTTCCAGCGCGCGCGCAGGCTGGGGCCTGACGACTGA
- a CDS encoding FHA domain-containing protein: MAELLSAHVARYLRNREEFERGLPAGLLLFTPPLGGVTPSDLEEYPVRTVTNAGPPTLGQDEPVVFPLLKSQGNAFGRGITVGRTGNNDVVLDDGSVSRFHAWFSRDAGDTRFLLTDAGSKNGSYVTGSRLLARKPTAVEDGMRLRFGQVEVSFYTAGGFARLLSVRLQP; the protein is encoded by the coding sequence ATGGCCGAGCTGCTCAGCGCCCACGTCGCGCGCTACCTGCGCAACCGCGAGGAATTCGAACGGGGACTCCCGGCGGGGCTCCTCCTCTTCACGCCTCCCCTGGGCGGGGTGACCCCCTCCGACCTGGAGGAGTACCCGGTCCGCACGGTGACGAACGCCGGTCCGCCGACGCTCGGTCAGGACGAGCCCGTCGTCTTCCCGCTGCTCAAGTCCCAGGGCAACGCCTTCGGCCGGGGCATCACCGTGGGGCGCACCGGCAACAACGACGTCGTCCTGGATGATGGCAGCGTGTCCCGGTTCCACGCGTGGTTTTCAAGGGACGCGGGGGATACCCGTTTTCTACTGACAGATGCGGGCTCGAAGAACGGCTCGTACGTGACCGGGAGCCGGCTGTTGGCTCGCAAACCCACGGCGGTGGAGGACGGGATGCGGCTGCGCTTCGGTCAGGTGGAGGTCAGCTTCTACACGGCTGGCGGCTTCGCGCGCCTGCTGTCGGTGCGCCTGCAGCCCTGA
- a CDS encoding SgcJ/EcaC family oxidoreductase, with translation MSHEATEAAAIRERMQRLYECWNQGDAQAYAACFTEDVDYVAFDGSHIQGRQANAEAHQALFDGVLRGSQLDGEVKSLRFLAPDVALIHTEGVIKLRWQRKAPKGRRSIQTMVAVKREGVWFFTAFQNTRIQPPNAFARFMLRLMTPKRSAAR, from the coding sequence ATGTCCCACGAAGCCACCGAAGCCGCCGCCATCCGGGAGCGCATGCAGCGGCTCTACGAGTGCTGGAACCAGGGCGATGCCCAGGCCTACGCCGCCTGTTTCACGGAGGACGTGGACTACGTCGCCTTCGACGGCAGCCACATCCAGGGACGACAGGCCAATGCCGAAGCCCACCAGGCCCTCTTCGACGGTGTCCTCCGGGGCTCGCAGCTCGACGGAGAAGTGAAGTCCCTGCGCTTCCTCGCGCCGGACGTGGCGCTCATCCACACCGAAGGCGTCATCAAGCTGCGCTGGCAGCGCAAGGCTCCCAAGGGGCGCCGCTCCATCCAGACCATGGTCGCCGTGAAGCGTGAAGGCGTCTGGTTCTTCACCGCCTTCCAGAACACCCGCATCCAGCCGCCCAACGCCTTCGCGCGCTTCATGCTGCGGCTGATGACGCCGAAGCGCTCAGCCGCGCGGTGA
- a CDS encoding Stp1/IreP family PP2C-type Ser/Thr phosphatase — protein sequence MGAFAVALTTEAFGLTDVGRKRQHNEDAMMVDASLGLFMVADGMGGHAAGEVASARATEVVKQHIAANRHLLKDLAQNPTADSRSAAAALVEVAVQRACADIYRTAMTDASKRGMGTTFVCLAVGGNKGVIGHVGDSRVYLVRHGQCHRLTEDHTLVAAQLKAGTITKEQAATSQYRNVITRAVGIQESVQVDTLIVDLMPGDVFLLCSDGLHGYIEDEEILPLVAGLQPGDLPRKLVEMANERGGKDNITAVVVKVAGDSAALASEETSEAQSRMEALRKIPLFRHLTYKEQTAVLSIATTRTYPAGREIVVEGQPGEELFVVIRGRVAIEKNGVEIAELRSGGHFGEMGLIDNAPRSATVRATEPTRTMVIARSDLMGLMKREAILAVKMLWSFVQVLSDRLRATNSELSEARQELAVAQAIQPFAED from the coding sequence ATGGGAGCGTTCGCGGTGGCCTTGACCACAGAAGCCTTCGGGCTGACCGATGTCGGCCGGAAACGGCAACACAACGAAGACGCGATGATGGTGGACGCGTCGCTCGGCCTGTTCATGGTCGCCGATGGCATGGGCGGACACGCCGCGGGTGAAGTCGCCAGCGCGCGGGCCACGGAGGTCGTCAAGCAGCACATCGCGGCCAACCGGCACCTGCTCAAGGACCTGGCGCAGAACCCCACGGCGGACAGCCGCTCCGCGGCGGCCGCGCTGGTGGAGGTGGCAGTGCAGCGCGCGTGCGCGGACATCTACCGCACGGCGATGACGGACGCCTCCAAGCGCGGCATGGGCACCACGTTCGTGTGCCTGGCCGTGGGCGGCAACAAGGGCGTCATCGGCCACGTGGGCGACAGCCGCGTGTACCTGGTGCGGCACGGGCAGTGCCACCGGCTCACCGAGGACCACACGCTCGTCGCCGCGCAGCTCAAGGCCGGCACCATCACCAAGGAGCAGGCCGCCACCTCGCAGTACCGCAACGTCATCACCCGCGCGGTGGGCATCCAGGAGTCCGTCCAGGTCGACACGCTCATCGTGGACCTGATGCCCGGCGACGTGTTCCTCCTCTGTTCGGACGGCCTGCACGGCTACATCGAGGACGAGGAGATCCTGCCCCTGGTCGCGGGGCTGCAGCCCGGGGACCTGCCGCGCAAGCTCGTGGAGATGGCCAACGAGCGCGGCGGCAAGGACAACATCACCGCCGTGGTGGTGAAGGTGGCCGGCGACAGCGCGGCGCTCGCCAGCGAGGAGACGAGCGAGGCGCAGTCGCGCATGGAGGCGCTGCGGAAGATCCCGCTCTTCCGCCACCTCACGTACAAGGAACAGACGGCGGTGCTGTCCATCGCCACCACGCGCACCTACCCGGCGGGTCGTGAGATCGTCGTGGAGGGGCAGCCGGGCGAGGAGCTCTTCGTCGTCATCCGGGGCCGGGTGGCCATCGAGAAGAACGGCGTGGAGATCGCGGAGCTGCGCTCGGGCGGGCACTTCGGCGAGATGGGCCTCATCGACAACGCGCCCCGCTCCGCCACCGTGCGCGCCACGGAGCCCACGCGGACCATGGTCATCGCCCGCTCCGACTTGATGGGGCTGATGAAGCGCGAGGCCATCCTGGCGGTGAAGATGCTCTGGAGCTTCGTGCAGGTGCTGAGCGACCGGCTGCGCGCCACCAACTCGGAGCTGAGCGAGGCGCGGCAGGAGCTGGCGGTGGCGCAGGCCATCCAACCGTTCGCCGAGGACTGA